CCGCCGAGCCGGTGACGGGGTTTCGCGCACCCTCGTTCGACATCGGCCCGAACCAGTTCGAAGCGCTGGGTGAGGCCGGCTACCGGTACGACTCGAGCATCGTTTCGAGTCGGGCGATTCCGGGCTGGTACGGCGGCGAGTTCGACCTTCACCGGCCCGCACCCGCCACCGAAGTCGACCCTGACGCTCCCGAGGAACTCGCGGAGTTGCCCGTGAGCGTCATGCCGGGCCTGCGCCTCCCGCTGACGGGGACCTGGATCCGGTTTTTCGGCCCGCGCTACACGATCCTCGGGATGAAACTGCTCGCCCGCAGAGGAATTACGCCGGTACTGTACGTCCACCCGTGGGAACTGGTCGACCTCCCGGCCGTCGAGGGCGTTCCGAGTCGCGTCTACTACCACACCGGCGAGTGGATGCGGCGGGCGGTCGAACGCATTCTCGAACAGCCCTTCGAGTTC
This Halorientalis sp. IM1011 DNA region includes the following protein-coding sequences:
- a CDS encoding polysaccharide deacetylase family protein, which gives rise to MSDRAVLSIDFELFSQTPAYRSAAGETDETGVGLEGGEFLRETLAAHDATATCFVVSEVAEEFPDAVTALADTGFEIGSHTHTHRHLSELSPADCREEIGRSKEILERTTAEPVTGFRAPSFDIGPNQFEALGEAGYRYDSSIVSSRAIPGWYGGEFDLHRPAPATEVDPDAPEELAELPVSVMPGLRLPLTGTWIRFFGPRYTILGMKLLARRGITPVLYVHPWELVDLPAVEGVPSRVYYHTGEWMRRAVERILEQPFEFVTARSVVADAIATDPVDPAETARGAGGAESWPEGR